In one window of Henckelia pumila isolate YLH828 chromosome 1, ASM3356847v2, whole genome shotgun sequence DNA:
- the LOC140876063 gene encoding pollen receptor-like kinase 3: protein MDIINIHGGFLLFYIFLIILPFTSSDYASEALLKLRGSFTFAALLDSWETGTEPCKIWAGVVCENGVVSGLRLGHMGLSGKIDVDSLVSLPGLRSISFTSNSFSGPIPDFRQMRALRGLYLSGNQFSGEIPADYFTTMLGLRKVWLSGNTFTGSIPYSLGLLSHLIELRVENNQFSGTIPPFQQTDLTSFNVSNNQLVGEIPWSLSKFDPTSFAGNPGLCGDNLGKNCNPFMDSSNQPVENGIYVNATSKKTALWVLVASTLLLLLTIAGICVLRRRQEEEDIDVLEKGNLDDLNNKKKSSLGSRKGFGSGHRAGSSRRGSGDLVMLNDEKGEFGMGDLMKAAAEVLGSGALGSSYKASMANGLTVVVKRIKEVNKMGRGQFDVAMRDLGRLQHKNVLTPLAYHYRKDEKLLVYEYQPNGSLLFLLHGDRGIAHAKLNWPVRLKIVKGISRGLEFIHTELSTLKLPHGDVKSSNVFLTTDYEPLLTEYGFCSFINSAQAAQELTAYKSPEAILRYEVSPKCDVYSLGVIILEILTGKFPSQYLSNGNGGVDLVQWAKSAVSEGRAVDLLDPNVANNVNVTGVMQQLVHIAVACTENDPEKRLDIREVVRRIEEVDVPDEGICHHGMKTLNVLPSLSDGFGDPSMPPHQSSTFECYDTHDLYKKDVSVGDQSCRISFAFDAP, encoded by the exons ATGGACATTATTAATATTCATGGGGGATTCCTTTTATTCtatatttttttgataatatTACCTTTTACAAGTTCAGATTATGCTTCCGAGGCTTTATTAAAGCTGAGAGGATCATTCACATTTGCTGCGCTTCTCGATTCCTGGGAGACCGGAACAGAGCCGTGCAAAATTTGGGCGGGTGTTGTATGTGAAAATGGTGTCGTTTCCGGGCTTCGTCTCGGGCATATGGGCCTTTCTGGGAAGATAGATGTTGATTCATTGGTTTCCCTTCCAGGCCTGAGAAGTATCAGTTTTACGTCGAATTCTTTTTCCGGCCCGATCCCTGATTTCCGTCAGATGAGAGCTTTGAGAGGGTTGTATCTCTCGGGTAACCAGTTCTCAGGCGAAATTCCAGCAGATTACTTCACAACAATGTTGGGCCTGAGAAAAGTTTGGCTTTCTGGGAACACGTTCACGGGCTCAATCCCTTATTCGTTGGGTTTGTTATCCCACTTGATAGAATTGCGTGTTGAAAACAATCAGTTTTCCGGTACAATCCCTCCATTTCAACAAACAGATCTGACTTCATTTAACGTTTCGAATAATCAGTTAGTAGGTGAAATCCCTTGGAGCCTGTCAAAATTCGACCCCACCTCATTCGCGGGTAATCCTGGGCTCTGTGGAGATAACCTAGGCAAAAACTGTAACCCATTCATGGATTCGTCAAACCAGCCCGTAGAGAACGGTATTTATGTAAATGCCACAAGTAAGAAGACAGCACTTTGGGTTCTTGTGGCATCAACCCTCCTACTCTTGCTAACGATAGCCGGGATATGCGTGCTCAGACGAAGGCAAGAGGAGGAGGATATCGATGTATTGGAAAAAGGGAATCTTGATGATCTCAATAACAAGAAAAAATCAAGTTTAGGGAGTCGGAAGGGGTTTGGGTCGGGCCATCGGGCTGGGTCCAGCCGCAGAGGTTCTGGAGATCTTGTTATGCTAAATGATGAGAAAGGTGAGTTTGGAATGGGTGATTTGATGAAGGCAGCAGCTGAAGTGCTTGGAAGTGGAGCTTTAGGTTCTTCATATAAGGCCTCAATGGCCAATGGATTAACAGTAGTGGTAAAAAGGATTAAAGAGGTCAATAAAATGGGGAGAGGCCAATTTGATGTAGCAATGAGAGATCTTGGAAGGTTGCAACACAAGAATGTGTTGACACCACTGGCTTATCATTACCGAAAGGACGAAAAGTTGCTGGTGTATGAGTATCAACCAAATGGCAGTTTACTTTTCTTACTACATG GTGATCGTGGGATCGCTCATGCTAAGCTGAACTGGCCCGTTCGGTTAAAGATAGTTAAAGGAATTTCTAGAGGATTGGAGTTCATTCATACAGAACTGTCCACACTCAAATTACCCCACGGTGACGTCAAATCAAGCAACGTATTTTTAACAACTGACTACGAGCCTTTACTAACAGAATATGGGTTCTGTTCCTTTATCAATAGTGCCCAAGCTGCCCAAGAACTGACGGCTTATAAGTCTCCAGAGGCTATATTACGTTACGAAGTATCACCGAAATGTGATGTGTATAGTTTAGGAGTCATCATTCTTGAAATTCTCACGGGAAAATTCCCTTCTCAGTATCTCAGCAATGGCAATGGTGGGGTAGATTTAGTCCAATGGGCCAAATCGGCAGTTTCTGAGGGACGAGCGGTTGACTTATTAGACCCTAATGTAGCAAATAACGTGAATGTTACAGGTGTTATGCAGCAACTTGTGCACATAGCTGTAGCATGCACTGAAAACGACCCGGAGAAGCGTTTGGATATTAGAGAAGTTGTTAGGAGAATAGAGGAAGTGGACGTACCTGACGAGGGAATTTGTCATCACGGCATGAAAACTTTGAACGTCTTGCCATCGTTGAGTGACGGATTTGGCGATCCATCCATGCCTCCGCATCAGTCATCAACATTTGAATGCTACGACACTCATGATTTGTATAAAAAGGATGTCAGTGTTGGTGATCAGTCATGTCGTATTAGTTTCGCTTTTGATGCTCCCTGA
- the LOC140869140 gene encoding uncharacterized protein yields the protein MLRPGEIKEFKDFSKSFLHHFASSKKHPTTTFSLFATKQREHENLRAYIRRFSALALEVPMATPDLLISAFMQGLDTKDFLKSLIKRPPETYEELLARAEKYVNMEEIQVSRAAVKREHPKSPKNNRVPNNNSGMGQPFRPALLGEFTSFTPLRMSKVRALQICDDRKLTQRPPWTENGPRNRQSDKYCHFHNEYGHITEDCRQLDQEIERIIQQHSEIKNILIRQEGYRPKRKQRGRSRQRARTTPPQEDFNLPNQDQPRDDRAHQRPAPPARGIINMISGGPTDGDSNRARKTSSRKLVNMEIDNQTVNIGPTLYFGPEDLKGVANNHNDVLVIRAMVENYDVARIFVDSGSSVNVLFQEAINQMDLGQYRIEPVVTSLFGFTGHAIRPVGLVHLPLTLGKGNGRKTRIVSFIIVDAPSAYNAILGRPAMTTFMAVASALHQKIKFPMGNQVDEVQGDQVIARKCYVEEVRIEQKLARTDNVDRLGFAGIEKVNLIEDTSVTAEEEIEEIIISPPSGMVKIARTLEAEVKQLLL from the coding sequence ATGCTACGTCCTGGGGAGATCAAGGAGTTCAAGGATTTCAGCAAATCCTTTTTGCATCACTTTGCTAGCAGCAAAAAGCATCCTACCACTACTTTCAGCCTATTTGCAACCAAGCAACGAGAACATGAAAATTTGAGAGCATACATCCGCAGGTTTAGTGCCTTAGCTCTCGAGGTACCCATGGCTACTCCAGACCTGCTCATCAGTGCCTTCATGCAAGGGTTGGATACAAAAGATTTTCTTAAATCTCTAATAAAGAGGCCTCCAGAAACATATGAAGAATTACTTGCCCGAGCTGAAAAATATGTCAACATGGAAGAGATACAGGTTTCGCGGGCCGCTGTGAAGAGGGAACATCCAAAAAGTCCAAAGAACAATAGGGTTCCAAACAATAATTCAGGGATGGGACAGCCATTCCGACCTGCATTGTTGGGAGAATTCACCTCTTTCACTCCTTTACGCATGAGTAAAGTTCGAGCCCTACAAATTTGTGACGATCGAAAACTCACACAAAGGCCTCCGTGGACGGAAAATGGACCCCGAAACAGGCAATCAGATAAATATTGTCACTTTCATAATGAATATGGGCATATTACAGAAGACTGCCGACAATTAGATCAGGAGATTGAGAGGATAATACAACAACattctgaaataaaaaatattttgatccgACAAGAGGGTTACCGTCCGAAAAGGAAACAACGAGGAAGATCGAGGCAGAGAGCCAGGACTACTCCTCCTCAGGAGGATTTCAATCTCCCAAATCAGGACCAGCCTAGGGATGACCGAGCTCATCAAAGACCGGCTCCACCTGCTCGGGGAATTATCAATATGATTTCAGGAGGCCCTACTGATGGAGATTCCAATCGAGCTAGAAAAACTAGCAGCCGAAAATTAGTAAATATGGAAATTGACAATCAAACTGTCAACATTGGCCCGACCCTTTATTTTGGGCCGGAAGATTTAAAAGGGGTTGCTAACAACCATAATGATGTACTGGTAATAAGGGCCATGGTAGAGAATTACGATGTGGCCCGGATATTTGTGGATTCAGGCAGTTCTGTCAATGTTCTATTTCAAGAAGCTATCAATCAAATGGACCTGGGACAGTATAGAATAGAGCCCGTTGTCACATCACTCTTTGGTTTCACAGGTCATGCAATCCGGCCTGTGGGGTTAGTACATCTGCCCCTAACTCTTGGGAAAGGCAACGGTCGCAAGACCAGGATTGTGAGTTTTATTATAGTAGACGCTCCGTCTGCCTATAACGCTATACTGGGTAGACCTGCCATGACCACTTTCATGGCCGTCGCATCAGCTCTGCATCAGAAAATTAAGTTCCCAATGGGTAATCAGGTCGATGAGGTGCAAGGTGATCAAGTTATTGCACGAAAGTGTTATGTGGAGGAAGTCAGAATAGAGCAAAAACTAGCCAGGACTGATAATGTTGACAGACTTGGATTTGCTGGCATAGAAAAAGTCAACTTGATAGAAGACACATCTGTCACCgctgaagaagaaattgaagaaataATTATCTCCCCTCCTTCGGGGATGGTAAAAATTGCCCGTACCCTTGAAGCAGAGGTGAAGCAACTACTACTGTAA